A part of Misgurnus anguillicaudatus chromosome 6, ASM2758022v2, whole genome shotgun sequence genomic DNA contains:
- the LOC129433201 gene encoding calcium-independent phospholipase A2-gamma — protein sequence MTLVCLLDCCMLHVWHRPGRRASVSLSVYPLRKPLCRLYIKTSSSCTERLTPGRRFCFCRFRVEPYTNISNFSTTVYRGSTDLRYGMSRLRSTLDLVSKAVSGTQLDIRSRIARLKPSSNQEAETQEENPETLSGKEQERLSTLTPPPNLPSTSPTATTTETLIRKKLEVTAACHSTNNVSVTSQTTKPQDKTAAPPTNSVTTQQTTPLFHPGSLSIDLGETYSYLSHHINSYFGSFIKTEEKKSVHADLTRQHENDQSPLKERQLSKNEPSTPNSAFTVSKGLGNYFTHSTPSIQTFVGNYITPLVPRFRNEAKVNANECSSAENSSSKPKETSASKDQRDPDERAKRLLLQREKIIARVSVDNRTRALVQALHRASDVRLYISRVEELSLHLLKFPETRSVAVKEKVIPCLLRLRQASDVSLKAAVREALALVGYIEPVKKKGIRILSIDGGGTRGLMALQALNRLEELSGRPIYQLFDYICGVSTGAILGFMLGVFQMPVKECEDLYRKLSSDVFKQNVIVGTVKMGWSHAFYDSEIWEKVLKEKMGSDLLIESSRNPDCPKVAAVSTVGNKGPPVKAYVFRNYILPPGVRSHYRGGCKHKMWEAIRASSAAPGYFQEFALGNDLHQDGGLLINNPTALAIHECQCLWPGVPLQCVVSLGTGRFETSGRNSITYTSLKTKLTNVISSATDTEEVHTMLDALLPPHTYFRFNPYMSEEVPLDESRHEKLQQMQTEGLRYLERNHEKLKRAVNELMRDKSSVQRLTEWIQLKAHMYEGLYKQ from the exons ATGACTCTCGTCTGTCTGCTGGACTGCTGTATGCTGCATGTGTGGCACAGACCTGGACGACGGGCatcagtctctctctctgtttaccCGCTGAGGAAGCCGTTATGTCGTCTGTACATCAAAACATCGTCGTCCTGCACAGAGAGACTCACGCCAGGCCGGAGGTTCTGCTTCTGTAGGTTTCGGGTCGAGCCCTACACCAACATCTCCAACTTCAGCACAACGGTGTACCGTGGGTCAACAGACCTGAGATATGGCATGTCGCGTCTGCGGAGCACTTTAGATTTAGTCTCGAAAGCGGTGAGCGGGACCCAACTGGACATTCGGTCTCGAATCGCCCGACTCAAACCGAGCAGCAATCAAGAGGCCGAGACTCAGGAAGAAAATCCAGAAACGCTGTCAGGTAAAGAGCAGGAGAGATTGTCAACCTTAACTCCACCTCCTAATTTACCCTCGACTTCGCCCACTGCCACAACAACTGAAACTCTGATAAGGAAAAAGCTTGAAGTGACAGCCGCCTGTCACAGCACCAATAATGTAAGCGTGACCTCACAGACCACGAAACCTCAGGATAAAACTGCAGCTCCGCCTACAAACTCTGTCACAACTCAACAGACCACACCCCTTTTTCACCCAGGCTCCCTCAGCATTGACCTGGGCGAGACCTACAGTTACCTGTCTCATCATATCAACTCTTACTTTGGCagctttattaaaacagaagaGAAGAAATCTGTGCACGCCGATCTGACACGACAACATGAAAACGATCAAAGTCCTCTTAAAGAGCGACAGCTATCAAAGAACGAACCCTCAACCCCAAATTCAGCTTTCACTGTCAGTAAAGGGCTCGGGAATTACTTTACCCACTCGACGCCGAGCATCCAAACGTTTGTGGGAAACTACATCACCCCGCTGGTTCCCAGGTTCAGAAATGAAGCTAAAGTGAATGCAAACGAATGCTCTTCTGCTGAAAACAGCAGCAGTAAACCGAAGGAAACATCAGCGAGTAAAGATCAGCGAGACCCAGATGAGAGAGCCAAACGTCTGCTGCTCCAGAGAGAGAAG ATCATTGCTCGGGTAAGTGTGGATAATCGAACTCGGGCTCTGGTCCAGGCTCTTCACCGGGCATCAGACGTGCGACTCTACATCAGTAGGGTTGAGGAACTTAGTCTTCATCTGCTGAAGTTTCCAGAAACACGATCTGTAGCCGTCAAG GAGAAGGTCATACCGTGTCTGCTCCGCTTGCGTCAGGCGAGCGATGTGTCCCTGAAGGCCGCTGTGAGGGAGGCTTTGGCTCTGGTGGGCTACATCGAGCCGGTGAAGAAGAAAGGCATCCGCATCTTGTCCATTGATGGAGGAGGAACCAG GGGTCTGATGGCTCTTCAGGCTCTAAACAGACTTGAGGAGCTATCAGGACGACCCATATACCAACTGTTTGACTACATCTGTGGTGTTAGTACCG gtgCTATATTGGGCTTCATGCTGGGAGTCTTTCAGATGCCTGTGAAGGAGTGTGAGGATCTCTACAGGAAGTTAAGCTCTGATGTCTTCAAACAGAACGTGATTGTAGGAACGGTGAAGATGGGTTGGAGTCACGCCTTCTACGACAGCGAGATCTGGGAAAAAGTTCTCAA GGAGAAAATGGGCTCAGATCTCCTCATTGAATCATCACGTAACCCCGACTGCCCAAAA gtggcggcGGTGAGCACCGTGGGAAACAAAGGGCCACCAGTAAAGGCCTACGTCTTCAGGAACTACATCCTGCCGCCCGGGGTGCGCTCGCATTACCGTGGCGGCTGCAAGCACAAGATGTGGGAGGCGATCCGAGCGTCATCTGCCGCTCCGGGCTATTTCCAAGAGTTTGCGCTGGGAAACGACCTACATCAG gacGGAGGTTTGCTGATCAATAACCCCACAGCTCTGGCCATTCATGAGTGTCAGTGTCTGTGGCCGGGTGTCCCGCTGCAGTGTGTCGTATCTTTAGGAACTGGACGCTTCGAGACCTCTGGCAGGAACAGCATCACGTACACCAGTCTCAAAACTAAACTTACAAACGTCATCAGCAGCGCCACAGACACTGAGG AAGTTCACACAATGCTGGATGCTCTTCTCCCTCCACACACGTACTTTAGGTTTAACCCGTACATGAGCGAGGAGGTTCCTCTGGACGAGAGCAGACATGAGAAACTTCAGCAGATGCAAACTGAAGGGCTACGATATCTGGAGCGAAACCATGAGAAACTCAAACGAGCTGTGAATGAGCTGATGAGAGACAAGAGCTCTGTACAGAGACTGACCGAGTGGATTCAACTCAAAGCACACATGTACGAGGGTTTGTACAAACAATAg